The Akkermansia sp. N21116 genome includes a region encoding these proteins:
- a CDS encoding glycosyltransferase, whose product MTAPLKRIFVNGFPSRYGGAGTELHHQIILWLEMGMDVNLIPTNGGAQNESLYLDMVRHGVHIHAPNDWTVLQPDDAIIGFCNAEFLDNLPAIREHTKRTVFVNCMTWLFDKEKERMREGMIGMFLYQNEEVRQKNMPLLKALNNDPSIVFLTFKPYFHNDSFPFVTERTDEYFGCGRISRQDSDKFARNTLHIYEYFVAPVFKRGLFLGFDHRSEAKIGRPYDWIRTARDQNEVSQQDFYKHCKIILQPTDTTENWPRIGFESMASGSVLIVDNRGGWRQMVEHGRTGWLCDHERDFIYYASKMAYEPHLREDMAEAARLRGLELGGMEASQASWEEVFEAMSRLPV is encoded by the coding sequence ATGACTGCGCCTCTGAAACGTATTTTTGTCAATGGATTCCCCAGCCGTTATGGCGGTGCGGGTACGGAACTTCATCACCAGATCATCCTTTGGCTGGAGATGGGGATGGATGTGAACCTCATCCCGACAAATGGCGGGGCGCAGAATGAGAGTCTGTACCTCGACATGGTTCGTCACGGTGTCCATATCCATGCCCCCAATGACTGGACTGTCCTTCAACCGGACGATGCCATTATAGGGTTTTGCAATGCGGAATTCCTGGATAACCTTCCGGCTATACGGGAACATACGAAACGCACCGTGTTCGTCAATTGCATGACTTGGCTTTTCGATAAGGAAAAGGAACGCATGCGGGAGGGGATGATCGGTATGTTTCTGTATCAGAATGAGGAGGTGCGTCAAAAGAACATGCCCCTCCTCAAGGCCTTGAATAATGATCCATCCATTGTGTTCCTGACCTTCAAACCCTATTTCCACAATGATTCCTTCCCGTTTGTTACGGAAAGAACGGACGAGTATTTCGGTTGCGGACGTATCTCAAGGCAGGACTCCGATAAATTTGCCAGAAATACCTTGCACATCTACGAGTATTTTGTCGCTCCCGTTTTCAAACGCGGACTTTTCCTGGGATTTGACCACCGTAGCGAGGCCAAGATCGGTCGTCCCTACGACTGGATCCGTACGGCGCGCGACCAGAATGAAGTTTCCCAGCAGGATTTTTACAAGCATTGCAAGATCATCCTCCAGCCGACGGATACGACGGAGAACTGGCCGCGTATCGGCTTTGAATCAATGGCGAGCGGCAGTGTCCTGATTGTGGATAATCGGGGAGGATGGAGGCAAATGGTGGAACACGGCAGAACGGGATGGCTCTGCGACCATGAACGGGATTTTATTTATTATGCTTCCAAGATGGCGTACGAACCCCACCTCCGGGAAGACATGGCGGAGGCTGCCCGTTTGCGTGGCTTGGAATTGGGCGGCATGGAGGCTTCCCAAGCCAGTTGGGAGGAAGTTTTCGAGGCCATGTCCCGGCTCCCTGTTTGA